The following are from one region of the Palaeococcus ferrophilus DSM 13482 genome:
- a CDS encoding multiprotein bridging factor aMBF1 yields MAKAKPKICEICGAEIRGPGHTVKIEGAELLVCNRCYERYSKKKPGTWSPMPTGREPRRRYTPKPRPKTPQRPRTPRPTYTEEIVEDYAERVRKAIQKSGLTYEQLSHKVGLSTNLLKRIAHGDYAPTIDEARKLEKYFGIKLLESTEAPKMEKANIPRDYEPTLGDIANIRIKKRKKK; encoded by the coding sequence ATGGCGAAGGCTAAGCCAAAGATCTGTGAAATCTGCGGGGCTGAAATAAGGGGACCCGGACACACAGTGAAGATCGAAGGGGCAGAACTCCTCGTGTGCAACCGCTGTTATGAGAGGTACTCCAAGAAAAAACCGGGAACATGGAGTCCGATGCCCACAGGCAGGGAGCCGAGGCGGCGGTACACGCCCAAGCCAAGGCCCAAGACCCCCCAGAGGCCCAGAACCCCGAGGCCCACGTACACAGAGGAGATAGTGGAGGACTACGCCGAGAGGGTCAGGAAGGCCATTCAGAAGAGCGGGCTCACCTACGAGCAGCTCTCCCACAAGGTCGGCCTCTCCACCAACCTGCTCAAGAGGATAGCCCACGGGGATTACGCGCCAACCATAGACGAGGCGAGGAAGCTCGAGAAGTACTTCGGGATAAAGCTCCTCGAGAGCACGGAAGCGCCGAAGATGGAGAAGGCGAACATCCCAAGGGATTACGAGCCAACGCTCGGGGATATTGCCAACATACGCATCAAGAAGAGGAAGAAGAAGTGA
- a CDS encoding radical SAM protein: MVMWFRDPGRAEDALPHYFSILEGEEAPNFLNAKKIGVNFRRKQPLEELWKLHREGMERLRENDLEEKPEKNLLDLKATIANKLLESCTLCEIKCRVNRKESIGYCRVKESLVASDFLHYGEEPELVPSYTVFFSGCNFRCVFCQNWDISQYRVGVELPPEFMAIKIEEAFKRGAKNVNFVGGEPTPNLPFILETLRHVSAPIPVVWNSNMYMSEEAMALLDGVVDVYLGDFKWGNDDCAIRYSRVPFYREIVTRNFLLAKGHYRAEFLIRHLVVPNHLECCTRPVLEWIAGNLGKRVRVNVMFQYRPEYRAMGYDEIARTLEGEEMEKAARIVEELGLRNALVG, from the coding sequence ATGGTCATGTGGTTCCGTGATCCGGGACGAGCGGAGGATGCATTGCCCCACTACTTCTCAATTCTTGAGGGGGAGGAGGCACCCAACTTTCTCAACGCGAAAAAGATTGGGGTTAATTTCAGGAGGAAGCAGCCGCTCGAGGAGCTTTGGAAGCTTCACAGAGAGGGTATGGAGCGGCTGAGGGAGAACGACCTTGAGGAAAAGCCCGAAAAGAACCTCCTCGACCTGAAGGCAACCATAGCCAACAAGCTCCTTGAATCCTGCACTCTCTGTGAGATAAAGTGCCGTGTGAACCGGAAGGAGAGTATAGGCTACTGCCGCGTGAAAGAGAGCCTCGTCGCGAGCGACTTCCTCCACTACGGTGAGGAGCCCGAGCTGGTGCCGTCATACACCGTCTTCTTCTCCGGCTGCAACTTCCGCTGCGTCTTCTGCCAGAACTGGGACATAAGCCAGTACCGCGTTGGGGTCGAGCTCCCCCCGGAGTTCATGGCCATCAAGATAGAGGAGGCCTTCAAGAGGGGGGCGAAGAACGTGAACTTCGTTGGAGGGGAGCCGACGCCTAACCTGCCATTCATTCTCGAAACGCTGAGGCACGTTAGTGCCCCCATCCCCGTTGTCTGGAACTCCAACATGTACATGAGCGAGGAGGCGATGGCGCTTTTGGATGGTGTGGTTGATGTATACCTCGGTGACTTCAAGTGGGGGAATGATGACTGCGCCATAAGGTACTCAAGGGTTCCCTTCTACCGGGAGATCGTTACGAGGAACTTCCTCCTTGCAAAGGGACACTACAGGGCCGAGTTCCTTATAAGGCACCTCGTCGTTCCCAATCATCTGGAGTGCTGCACGAGGCCCGTCCTTGAGTGGATAGCAGGGAACCTCGGCAAAAGGGTGAGGGTCAACGTGATGTTCCAGTACAGGCCGGAATACCGGGCCATGGGGTATGATGAGATAGCCAGAACGCTGGAGGGAGAGGAGATGGAAAAAGCCGCGAGGATCGTGGAGGAGCTGGGCCTCAGGAACGCGCTGGTTGGTTAG
- a CDS encoding GNAT family N-acetyltransferase — MEVKVEPLDEWNEEVLNQLIQIYMRGYEGLREYGGENVPYARRYLSWCWRNGKIFVARIGERIVGFAVCMRDWEHALRGEKVGYIGEFVVDREYQGHRIGRKLMEACLNYLKGSGKVVLEVGEKNENAIRFYEHWGFRRLKKDGKWIVMVRGD; from the coding sequence ATGGAAGTGAAGGTAGAACCGCTGGATGAGTGGAACGAGGAGGTACTCAACCAGCTTATACAGATTTACATGAGGGGCTACGAGGGACTGCGCGAGTACGGCGGAGAAAACGTCCCCTACGCCCGCCGTTATCTTAGCTGGTGCTGGAGAAATGGCAAAATCTTCGTTGCGCGGATCGGTGAAAGGATAGTAGGATTCGCGGTCTGCATGAGGGACTGGGAGCATGCCCTGAGGGGCGAGAAAGTGGGGTACATAGGCGAGTTCGTGGTTGACAGGGAGTACCAGGGACACCGCATTGGCAGGAAGCTAATGGAGGCGTGCCTCAACTACCTCAAGGGCTCAGGCAAGGTGGTCCTCGAGGTGGGGGAGAAAAACGAGAACGCCATCCGCTTCTACGAGCACTGGGGCTTCCGGAGGCTCAAGAAGGACGGTAAGTGGATAGTAATGGTCAGAGGAGATTGA
- a CDS encoding TATA-box-binding protein codes for MIDMSKVKLRIENIVASVDLFTSLDLEKVIEICPNSKYNPEEFPGIICRFDEPKVALLVFSSGKLVVTGAKSVDDIQNAVSKLTTMLKGIGAKFARAPQIDIQNMVFSGDIGMEFNLDAVALALPNCEYEPEQFPGVIYRVKTPRAVILLFSSGKIVCSGAKSEHDAWEAVKKLVRELEKYGLTEGWEF; via the coding sequence GTGATAGACATGAGCAAGGTAAAGCTCCGGATTGAGAACATCGTGGCCTCTGTGGACCTTTTCACTTCTCTGGATCTCGAGAAGGTCATAGAGATATGCCCCAATTCTAAGTACAACCCCGAGGAGTTCCCGGGAATCATCTGCCGCTTCGATGAGCCAAAGGTGGCCCTTCTTGTCTTCAGCTCTGGCAAGCTCGTCGTCACCGGAGCGAAAAGCGTTGATGACATACAGAACGCCGTTTCAAAGCTCACGACCATGCTCAAGGGCATAGGTGCCAAGTTCGCGAGGGCGCCCCAGATTGACATCCAGAACATGGTGTTTAGCGGCGACATAGGGATGGAGTTCAACCTCGATGCCGTGGCCCTCGCCCTTCCCAACTGTGAGTACGAGCCCGAACAGTTCCCCGGCGTTATCTACCGCGTTAAGACCCCAAGGGCCGTTATACTCCTCTTCAGCTCGGGCAAAATCGTATGCTCGGGAGCCAAGAGCGAGCACGACGCCTGGGAGGCCGTTAAGAAGCTCGTAAGGGAACTCGAGAAGTACGGACTCACGGAAGGCTGGGAGTTCTGA
- a CDS encoding indolepyruvate oxidoreductase subunit beta: protein MKEYNIVITGVGGQGVLTAANILGWAALHAGHKVRMGEVHGMSQRFGSVVSYVRFGEEVYGSMVPEGKGDVILAFEPVEALRYINYLKEGGMVVVNTKPIVPVQVSMGKARYPELDEIKKIVEEDFRAKWIGFNAEELAMKAGHVVTTNTVLIGALTQIPEFPLDEDHVREVIRLSVPKKAVDMNMKAFDLGVEAAKKILGL from the coding sequence ATGAAGGAGTACAACATAGTCATCACGGGTGTCGGCGGCCAGGGTGTTCTGACAGCTGCGAACATCCTCGGATGGGCCGCCCTTCACGCCGGCCACAAGGTGAGGATGGGTGAGGTTCACGGAATGAGCCAGCGCTTTGGTAGTGTTGTCTCCTACGTCCGCTTCGGCGAGGAGGTTTACGGTTCGATGGTTCCGGAAGGGAAGGGTGACGTCATCCTCGCCTTCGAGCCGGTTGAAGCTCTCCGCTACATTAACTACCTCAAGGAGGGCGGAATGGTCGTCGTTAACACCAAGCCCATCGTTCCGGTCCAGGTCTCGATGGGCAAGGCCCGCTATCCTGAGCTCGACGAGATAAAGAAGATCGTAGAAGAGGACTTCAGGGCGAAGTGGATAGGCTTCAACGCCGAGGAGCTTGCCATGAAGGCGGGCCACGTAGTTACCACCAACACCGTTCTCATCGGAGCGCTCACGCAGATTCCGGAGTTCCCCCTGGATGAAGACCACGTCAGGGAGGTCATAAGGCTCAGCGTTCCAAAGAAGGCAGTTGACATGAACATGAAGGCCTTCGACCTCGGAGTAGAGGCGGCCAAGAAGATTCTGGGGCTCTGA
- the iorA gene encoding indolepyruvate ferredoxin oxidoreductase subunit alpha, giving the protein MAKVTDMVLWDKPGEKVLLLGNQAIARGALEANIAVYAAYPGTPSSELTDTMAIVAKKAGVYMEYSTNEKVAFETALAAAWSGLRAMTAMKHVGLNVAADTFLSSVGMGVEGGFVIMVADDPSMWSSQNEQDTRVYAKFANVPVLEPSDPHEAKEMVKYAFDLSEKFKHFVILRTTTRSSHARGDVILGELPEDIKEAKRKFGKFNKDPSRFVDVPSNSRKFHPQILEKIEKIREELNDCPFNWIEGDENAKVGIIAPGLSYAYVKEALHWLGVENVKVLKLGTPFPVPYGLLEKFFEGLEKVLIVEELEPVVEEQVKTWAYDKGLRIPIHGKDLVPRVYEMTTRRAVTAIAEFLGIETPLDYGELDAKYNKALELVPPRPPSLCPACPHRNSFYAIKKATHSRGIYPSDIGCYTLGLLPPLNAVDTTVAMGGSIGIAHGLEIAQHGSISEEQRKKEKKVVVATIGDSTFYHTGLPALANAIYNRSNVLVVVLDNLVTAMTGDQPNPSTGQTPHGMGKRIPIEDVAKAMGADFVAVVDPYDIKATYETVKKALEVEGVSVVVSRQVCALYKIGQMRRRGEKWPIYYVDEEACTGCKICINAYGCPAIFWDEEKKQARIEPSMCWGCGGCAQICPFGAFKPVEEGEE; this is encoded by the coding sequence ATGGCGAAAGTTACGGATATGGTGTTATGGGACAAGCCGGGGGAGAAGGTTCTCCTCCTCGGCAACCAGGCTATAGCAAGGGGAGCGCTTGAGGCAAACATAGCCGTTTACGCCGCCTACCCCGGAACGCCGAGCTCAGAACTGACGGACACCATGGCCATCGTTGCCAAGAAGGCCGGGGTTTACATGGAGTACTCAACCAACGAGAAGGTTGCCTTCGAGACGGCTTTAGCCGCAGCATGGAGCGGCCTCAGGGCCATGACCGCCATGAAGCACGTTGGTTTGAACGTCGCGGCAGATACCTTCCTCAGCTCGGTAGGTATGGGCGTCGAGGGCGGCTTTGTCATAATGGTAGCGGACGACCCGAGCATGTGGTCTTCACAGAACGAGCAGGACACGCGCGTCTACGCCAAGTTCGCCAACGTCCCCGTCCTTGAGCCGAGCGACCCGCACGAGGCCAAGGAGATGGTGAAGTACGCCTTCGACCTCAGCGAGAAGTTCAAGCACTTCGTCATCCTCAGGACCACCACCAGGAGCTCCCACGCGAGGGGAGACGTCATCCTCGGGGAGCTGCCTGAGGACATAAAGGAGGCAAAGAGGAAGTTCGGGAAGTTCAACAAGGACCCGAGCAGGTTCGTTGACGTCCCCTCAAACTCCAGGAAGTTCCACCCGCAGATACTCGAGAAGATAGAGAAGATCCGCGAGGAGCTCAACGACTGCCCGTTCAACTGGATCGAGGGCGACGAGAATGCGAAGGTCGGTATAATCGCTCCGGGCCTCAGCTACGCCTACGTCAAGGAAGCCCTTCACTGGCTCGGCGTCGAGAACGTCAAGGTCCTCAAGCTCGGAACTCCGTTCCCTGTGCCTTACGGTCTCCTTGAGAAGTTCTTTGAGGGCCTTGAGAAGGTTCTCATAGTTGAGGAGCTCGAGCCGGTCGTTGAGGAGCAGGTCAAGACCTGGGCCTACGACAAGGGTTTGAGGATCCCGATCCACGGCAAGGATCTCGTTCCCAGGGTTTACGAGATGACCACCAGGAGAGCCGTTACCGCCATAGCCGAGTTCCTTGGAATTGAGACCCCGCTGGACTACGGGGAGCTCGACGCGAAGTACAACAAGGCCCTTGAGCTCGTTCCTCCAAGGCCGCCGAGCCTCTGTCCCGCCTGCCCGCACAGGAACAGCTTCTACGCCATAAAGAAGGCCACGCACTCGAGGGGAATATACCCGAGCGACATAGGCTGTTACACCCTCGGTCTGCTGCCGCCCCTCAACGCGGTTGATACGACCGTCGCGATGGGTGGTTCAATAGGCATCGCCCACGGGCTGGAGATAGCGCAGCACGGTTCGATAAGTGAGGAGCAGAGGAAGAAGGAGAAGAAGGTGGTCGTTGCTACAATCGGTGACTCAACGTTCTACCATACCGGGCTTCCGGCCCTTGCGAACGCCATATACAACCGCTCCAACGTTCTCGTAGTTGTCCTTGACAACCTCGTAACTGCGATGACCGGTGACCAGCCCAACCCAAGCACCGGCCAGACCCCGCACGGCATGGGTAAGAGGATACCCATCGAGGACGTCGCCAAGGCCATGGGTGCCGACTTCGTGGCAGTGGTTGACCCCTACGACATAAAAGCCACCTACGAGACGGTAAAGAAGGCCCTCGAAGTTGAGGGAGTCAGCGTCGTTGTCTCAAGGCAGGTCTGTGCCCTCTACAAGATAGGCCAGATGAGAAGGAGAGGCGAGAAGTGGCCCATCTACTACGTTGATGAGGAGGCCTGTACTGGCTGTAAGATATGTATCAACGCCTACGGCTGTCCCGCTATCTTCTGGGACGAGGAGAAGAAGCAGGCGAGGATAGAGCCCAGCATGTGCTGGGGCTGTGGTGGATGCGCCCAGATCTGTCCGTTTGGAGCCTTTAAGCCCGTAGAGGAGGGAGAGGAATGA
- a CDS encoding DUF356 domain-containing protein, translating into MKNTLVLVRTDSFDKAMVALADLTRYGGIKILGDPRIIQPAISDWAFEKVVGEKPRKKPKAHVVAQIDLPPAKAIGRLRKIHPPAHVIVIPPESPAHEEIMRLWPTLEKLRGFHKPKVVSKEEENEEAEE; encoded by the coding sequence ATGAAAAACACGCTCGTACTCGTGAGAACGGACAGCTTTGACAAGGCCATGGTGGCCCTCGCGGATTTAACCAGGTACGGTGGAATAAAGATTCTGGGAGACCCGAGGATAATCCAGCCGGCCATTTCTGATTGGGCGTTCGAGAAGGTAGTGGGTGAGAAACCCCGCAAAAAGCCCAAAGCCCATGTGGTTGCCCAGATAGACCTTCCGCCCGCCAAGGCAATCGGGCGGTTGAGGAAAATCCACCCCCCAGCGCACGTTATAGTCATCCCGCCGGAGAGCCCGGCCCATGAGGAAATCATGCGCCTCTGGCCAACCCTCGAGAAACTCAGGGGCTTCCACAAGCCCAAGGTAGTGTCAAAAGAGGAGGAGAACGAGGAAGCGGAGGAGTGA
- a CDS encoding acetate--CoA ligase family protein, which translates to MTLDYFFKPKAIAVIGASNDPLKLGYEVFKNLKKYRGGKVYPVNVKDEEVQGVKAYRNVKDIPDDVDLAVVVVPKRFVKGTILDCGEKGVKGIILITAGFGEVGEEGKREERELVEIAHKYGMRIVGPNCVGIMNTHNEMNATFVMDAKKGNIGFISQSGALGAGIIYKTVKEGIGFSKFVSIGNMADVDFSEFMEYLADTEEDKAIALYIEGLKDGRKFMEVAKRVTKKKPVIVLKAGKSESGARAASSHTGSLAGSWKIYEAAFKQSGVIVAETIDDMLSMARAFTQPLPKGKRVAIMTNAGGPGVLTADAIDRFGLKLANLEEKTIEELRSFLPPMAAVKNPVDMIASARGEDYYKTAKLLLQDPNVDMLISICVVPTFAGMTPTEHAEGVVKAVKEVNNGKPVLGLFMAGYVSEEAKEILEANGIPSYERPEDAAAGAYALVEFAKARGVLKEE; encoded by the coding sequence ATGACGCTGGACTACTTCTTCAAGCCAAAGGCGATAGCGGTTATCGGAGCCTCAAACGACCCGCTCAAGCTTGGCTACGAAGTCTTCAAGAACCTCAAAAAATACCGCGGTGGCAAGGTCTACCCCGTCAACGTCAAGGATGAGGAGGTTCAGGGCGTTAAAGCCTACAGGAACGTGAAGGACATCCCCGACGATGTTGATCTGGCTGTTGTTGTCGTCCCGAAGCGCTTTGTGAAGGGCACCATCCTGGACTGCGGCGAGAAGGGCGTTAAAGGAATAATCCTTATCACGGCAGGTTTCGGTGAGGTCGGCGAGGAGGGCAAGCGCGAGGAGCGCGAGCTGGTCGAGATAGCCCACAAGTACGGGATGAGGATCGTCGGTCCCAACTGCGTTGGAATCATGAACACTCACAATGAGATGAACGCCACCTTCGTGATGGACGCCAAGAAGGGCAACATAGGATTCATCAGCCAGAGCGGCGCTTTGGGAGCGGGAATTATCTACAAGACCGTTAAAGAAGGTATAGGCTTCTCCAAGTTCGTCAGCATTGGCAACATGGCGGACGTTGACTTCTCCGAGTTCATGGAGTACCTGGCGGACACTGAGGAGGACAAGGCGATAGCCCTCTACATCGAGGGCCTCAAGGACGGCAGGAAGTTCATGGAGGTCGCGAAGCGCGTCACAAAGAAGAAGCCGGTTATAGTCCTCAAGGCAGGGAAGAGCGAGAGCGGCGCCAGGGCAGCATCAAGCCACACCGGTTCCTTAGCCGGAAGCTGGAAGATTTACGAAGCTGCCTTCAAGCAGAGCGGCGTTATAGTTGCTGAGACCATTGACGACATGCTCAGCATGGCGAGAGCCTTTACCCAGCCGCTCCCGAAGGGGAAGAGAGTAGCGATAATGACCAACGCGGGCGGCCCCGGAGTTCTAACGGCAGATGCGATAGACAGGTTCGGATTAAAGCTCGCTAACCTCGAGGAAAAGACGATTGAGGAGCTCCGCTCGTTCCTTCCGCCGATGGCAGCAGTCAAGAACCCAGTTGACATGATAGCCTCGGCTCGCGGGGAGGATTACTATAAGACGGCAAAACTCCTTCTCCAGGACCCGAACGTTGACATGCTCATAAGCATCTGTGTGGTTCCCACCTTCGCGGGGATGACGCCAACGGAGCACGCGGAGGGAGTCGTCAAGGCCGTTAAGGAGGTTAACAACGGAAAGCCCGTCCTCGGCCTCTTCATGGCGGGTTATGTCAGCGAGGAGGCCAAGGAAATCCTTGAAGCGAACGGAATCCCGAGCTACGAGAGGCCCGAGGACGCTGCCGCCGGCGCCTATGCGCTGGTCGAGTTTGCCAAGGCAAGGGGAGTTTTGAAGGAGGAATGA
- a CDS encoding adenylosuccinate synthetase — MPSYIVVGGQWGDEGKGSVIAYLATKDEPEVIARGGVGTNAGHSVFIHGKKYAVRQLPTGFMQREARLLVGAGVLVDPGVFFRELEHLKDFGVASRVGIDARCAIIEEKHKELDRTNGYLHGKIGTTGSGCGPANADRVMRTAKLAKDIKELEPYLTDVAVEVNDALDEGKLVLVEGTQGFGLSLYYGTYPYVTSKDTSASAIASDVGIGPTRVDDVIVVFKSFPTRVGAGPFPTEMSQEEAEKLGVVEYGTVTGRRRRVGWFDFDFARYSSRINGATMLAITMLDKYERGAFGVTDYDKLPKRAKEFIEEIEERVGVPVGLIKTGPELEHIIDRRENL, encoded by the coding sequence ATGCCAAGCTACATCGTTGTTGGCGGCCAGTGGGGAGATGAAGGAAAAGGTTCTGTGATAGCCTACCTCGCAACCAAGGACGAACCGGAGGTAATAGCGCGCGGCGGCGTTGGCACGAACGCTGGCCACAGCGTCTTCATCCATGGCAAGAAGTACGCGGTGAGACAGCTTCCAACGGGCTTCATGCAGAGGGAAGCGAGGCTTCTCGTCGGTGCGGGCGTCCTCGTTGACCCGGGGGTCTTCTTCCGCGAGCTCGAGCACCTAAAGGACTTTGGCGTTGCCTCAAGGGTGGGTATAGATGCGCGCTGCGCTATAATCGAGGAAAAGCACAAGGAGCTCGACAGGACGAACGGTTATCTCCACGGCAAGATAGGAACAACGGGAAGTGGCTGCGGGCCTGCAAACGCGGACAGGGTCATGAGGACGGCGAAGCTCGCGAAGGATATCAAGGAGCTTGAGCCCTACCTCACGGACGTAGCGGTGGAGGTTAACGACGCGCTCGATGAGGGCAAGCTCGTCCTCGTTGAGGGAACGCAGGGCTTCGGGCTGAGCCTCTACTACGGCACCTACCCCTACGTCACCTCCAAGGACACCTCCGCCTCGGCGATAGCTAGCGACGTTGGAATCGGACCGACGAGGGTTGACGACGTCATCGTTGTCTTCAAGAGCTTCCCGACGAGGGTTGGGGCCGGCCCCTTCCCGACGGAGATGTCTCAAGAAGAGGCTGAAAAGCTCGGAGTCGTCGAGTACGGGACCGTTACGGGAAGGAGAAGGAGAGTAGGCTGGTTCGACTTTGACTTTGCACGCTACTCCTCCAGAATTAACGGCGCGACTATGCTCGCCATAACGATGCTCGACAAGTACGAGAGGGGGGCCTTCGGTGTTACGGACTACGACAAACTCCCGAAGAGGGCCAAGGAGTTCATCGAGGAGATAGAGGAGAGGGTCGGCGTTCCCGTTGGCCTGATAAAGACGGGGCCCGAGCTCGAGCATATAATTGACAGAAGGGAGAACCTTTAA